TTGAGGATTGGAAGGAATTTGTTTGCAGATGTATTCAGTGCAAATTATGCTCCATCTGAAGCTGTGTTTTTAGTCAACTTAAATGCCATTTAGCTTAAACATGGTCTGAGTGTGTCAAAGTGGCCTTGTTATTCCTTACTTCGTTGACCGACGCAAGAAAAACTATGCTTTCAacctgaaaataaataaaaaaaatcagttCTCCAGTAAGTGACATGTTCTGAACCATGTCAGCATTTCAGTCCAATCATTCATCTGTTTTTAATAAGTCATCTATAGTTGAATTACAGTGTGATGAGGTAACGGGCAGCAGTTGCATCCTAAAGGTGTCTCGTATCTCATTGTAGCCCCCCCAGAGAggtgctctttaaaaaaaaagcccATGTcagtgtctgaaatggcaccctattccctagatcaTGCACTAGTGgtacactgtatagggaatagggtgccatgttatGTAGCCTGTCCTACACAATGGCCGCTTCAGTGTTTGGTCCCACACCGGTGCTGCCTGGGGGAGTTTCTCCCTTGAAGAAGCACCACTACCAGACCTCCTCCACTCTCTTTCTGTACACAGACAGCGTGGGCTTCAGTGAGATCCCTGGGCAGGCTGGCTGCTGGAGGTGCAGTCTCTTTACAACAAGAATCTGAGTtagtttctcccctccctccgggGTGGGTTAACAAGGCGTTAcacactgtaggtaggtaggacgaCTACTACCCCCATCATCACCTCTTCTGCTCCCAGATCTCAGCCATGTTCAAGTCTAGCTTCTCAAGTGTCCTCAGTGATTGAACATTCTCAGTGTAAAACGCGACATCCACCGTCACCAGCCTGGGATGGGAATCAGAGAAGTGCTTTCAAGTCATCAACAAGTCCATTGAAATGGTCTTTTAGCGACAAGAAGCTGTTTTATCAGACACATTAAGCCTAGTTCTGGACAAATGACTTTCATTAGAGATTCTCCgttgagcatgctttttagtccaggagtaGATTTAATCTGTGTGTTTTATTACTATTTTTGGTATGGTCAAGCAGAGAACTGTAGGACACATTTTTGGGGCAATATTACAGAAATGTTCTCTCTCAACCCCCACAGAATCCGAGGTGAGAAACACTCACCCGTGTTGAGGTCCACCGTCGTGGTGCACCCCGAGACGGGCCAGCTGCCTTTTAAGGTGCATTTTAAGGCTGGCATTGATCCTCAGGAACAACATCTAGGCccagagaaaaaaacaaacacacaacgtTACCCTCAAAACATCTAGTCAGCTGCGAATGCAATGAAAACCACCTGGACCGTGCCCAGTATGTTGAGAATAGCAGTAGAATTAACTACAGCGTCGTCACGTAGTACATTGTATTATTCATTATTACACATTTGAATAATTAGAAGTCAttgaataggatctctgtggtatTATTGGCACATTACCTGTGCCTGTTCCTCAGGTAGCAGCTCGTAGAGGGCTTCATGCATTTTGGCCATTTGTTTACAGACGTTGCGAAAGCAGGCCGACGGCATGGGGGCCTTGACTTCATACTGGCGGGAGACGAGATAGATATGTTGACACACTGACGTTGCTGTAGCCAATCTtctatagtggtatagtaggttAGACGGGGAGAGTTTGAGAGTGGTTTGGACCTGTAGAACTCACCTTAGACAGCACCTTCTCAAACATGCTGTCCATGATCGACACCAGTTTAGCGGAGATTTCCGCTATGTGATCGTTGtagtcctgcccccccccccaaaaaagaaaaacgtttcttaaaactCAAAAGGCCTACACGTCGTGTCACTCACAGTGTACAAGTGAATCTCCGAACTAGAGTACTGTCCTCGTGCGTGGAGGTCCGTGCTCACCTTAGTGATGTGGTCAAAGTGCCTGAGGACGCTGTACTGCTTGGGCGTCAGCTTGGTCTCAAAGTGGGCCCTGATGACGGGAATGTAGTGAACCACCAGCTGAAGACAGCGAGAGGCCAGGGCTGAGGAAAGACACACACTATGGTTATTTCTACACGGACatcacagacaggaacacacggCTAATACGAATGTGGAGGTTACCCTGTAGTGGGGCAAAACCTACGGTTCATAGCAAAGcactgggttgtgttcagtagggcacactcCATAGCGAGacaattttaaaatgttttgaaaTGGAAAATGAAATTGCTCGTCTTATTGGACACGCCCAAGTAGTACATTAGGAGAGTATGTGAGTGGAGTTGAGCAGGATTTGTTTCATGGAGCAGTGACAACTCCTAACCGCTCCACTAAAAACTCACTCCATTCAACAAACACCCGTTGATTTGTGAGACTACCGGGACCTACCATTTGGTTCTGAAGTATTGAACACAAACCATATGATTGGAATAAAAATGAAAAAGGTGTATGTAAAAAGTGcacatattaaacagcatataaacactaaaTAGGACAGGGAGCCTAAGAAGGAACCAAAATGAATGATTTATATTAgttcaaggctatagcctacaaagaaatacattgtgaagcatttgcgagTGCGACACAATTGGCTGGTAGGGACATAAAGCCCTCAGCattaaatcattatagtctataaaTTGCGCAGGCTgtgacttatttagaattcaatacAAATTAAACAAAAATTTACTTATTAGTGCCTTTGAATGTATTTTTTAGAAGCACACGTTTGGCCAGTCTGTGGTGTCAGGAGAGCCGGCCGGCAGCAGAGAATAGAGCCACTGGGGATGTTAAACACCATTTTGGCCACTCTTAccaggctgggcagagatgcagtttttttttttttctccccccctTCTATAGGCAGGCCTAAAGGTTTTTAGGTAATATAACCCAATAAAAATAGAAAGCTTATTGAATAGATAATTAAATTCATTTTTGTTCtgaccctttatttaactaggcaagtcagttaagaacaaattcttatttacaatgatggactcggaacagtgggttaactgaccttgttcaggggcagaacgacagatttttaccttgtcagctcggggactcgatccagcaacctttcggttactggcccaacgctctaaccactaggcaggtAGTGGGGGTtcgagcgttgtgccagtaaccgaaaggttgctggatcgaatccccgagctgacagagATCAGATTTTTAGTTTAGAAATaatttgctacaatgacacatcGTTCCTTTCTTTCTTTAAGCATGTAGTAAAGTCATGCTTTAGGGATACGTGTCTTTTCcgattccacaatgattctttagttgtggacacatCACCACACTCGCtctctttgtaagtcaccttgattcaGCATGTGTGTTTTCTCAGTttcttcattaaaatatttaCAGAATTAACGCAAGGGGCTCTAGATAGCGTCGCACAAGTAggctacaaatgcatgctgggccgggCATGACGTGAGCGCTACTGACGCGCCAGCCTCTGGGAATCTCACGCcgcgctccagtcaaattgggcacgctCCAGCTCCGCGTACATACCCAGGTTTTTAGTGGTGATGGTCTTGAGTCCCACCACTTGTAGTGCTCCTGCCCCCAGGACCAGTTGGCAGCTCCGCGAGTTGAAgtgctgtcagagagagagagggtcagggaccATTCAATACAACATGGCAGTTTGTTAGTGGGATGCTTGCCGGGTAAATGTAGCCAACTCTCAGACCATCCTTCTACCACAGGGGGTGGTGTGTTGTTACCTTGAGTAGGTCTGAGAGGCGGGTGAGCatgtctgtggagatggaagggaTGTCGTTGACACACTGACAGTACTCCAGGAAGATCCGGATTAGTAGTAACACCGTGCTGATGAGGAGGAACACAGAGGTCACCAGTCAATATGGGTCGCAATCATTTTTCCCTACATGCCTTCTGTTTTGAATGTGGGAGTGGAAAGGCGGATTAATCGTAGTTAGTAAATCAAAACTCACCCGACAACAGCATATTTCTGGCCATCAATGTGCAAATAATCACTTGGTTTCCTTTCTTCTGTGCCTGGTGTTGAGAAGACAGAAAATAAACTCAGTCAGTCTGGGGACAGACAAATATTTTGGGGGGACTGACCATCGGGAACCTGGAATGACAGTTGTGCAGAGCGTGGGTCAGTGACAGACTATGTTAAACATGGTATACAGAGCCTAAAATTCACTTTGTGGTCTACCAGCCACTCAGGTCCTTTACCAGCCAAAATATTTTTGccataattaaaaaaaaacaatgatcatgctttgtaatgtttctaaaaacaagaaatgtattaGTACGAACTAATGTGGTATATTGCTGAATTTAATTTCATGTGATCTGAGTCCATAATATCAGAGACAAAATGTTCAGCTGCCCCTTTAAGTGTCTCTGAGATTTGGGATCTCTCCCTTTGCTATCGGTTGAAGCAGCAGACGCAATCCAACGTCGAAAAACAACCACGCAATGTAAGTAACCCAACAAAAACGAGGACAAAGTTTCACTTTGTAAACTTGagtaaattagaccaactttCACAGCGCCTCTAAAAATGAATCTATCAGCACTTAATTCAGTGTGCACAGCTCACCTGCCAGGCAGTGTTACAGCGAGAGGTGGGATATAGGATTCCTATTTATTTGAGCGATTAGCAGTTATGAAACGGAACAGCAGAAATACTTTATATAAACAGCTATTGCAACATTTTCCGTGCTCATACTTGACTTTTGACAATGTAATGCTTGCACTGTAGATCCCTGCAAATGGACCACCCGCCAACATGGCTGGTGGAATAGACACTTACCTGCCAAAATCTAAATCTACACGTGGGTGGCGGGTGCTAATTTTATGCTCAAAtggtatattaccttggggtttGCGTTCGGGTAGTGTGATCCTGCCATCTGCTATGGAGTTAACCAGGTCCTGGAATTCTGCAGGGACCTCTGCCTGTTTCCACCGCTCATTGTCCAGCAGCAGACTggagatgaacacacacacacacagttaagatAAACGGTTTTCAAGTTCCTGAAGTATTGCACATCTATTCCctagtaaggtgtgtgtgtgtgtgtacactctcCAGTCTAGTACCTGAGCTTGGTCTTACGCTCCTCGTGGAAGCGGTGGACAAAGCGGTTGGCCTGGCTCTGTAGCGCCCCCCTTAGGGACACACTGCGCCTGCAGCACAGCTCCTCCGTGTCCCTCACAAAGCCTTCCACCGCCTGGGACAGAAACACAAACTCGGCCGAGCTCAGACGCTCCAGGGAGCCATCctggcgaaagagagagagagaaagtgattaTTCAAGGTTACAAAACAGGAAACACTACCAGGCAGCGTTTCGAGTTATTCCCATTTTACATGGTCAATTCAGAGCACCAATGGAAATTCGAACCCTGCCTGTACAGTCACACACAAAGCCAGCTGAGAGTGCTTTGGTCATGCTGCGTGTTGTTTTTCCTGTCATGGCATGcgttaagctagctagctaccttggcTCTGGCCATGAGGACTTTGACACAGCGGTCGTGGCTGACGTCTGAGGCGGTGTAGAGCAGCTCCTGGATGTTATTGGCCACGCGGCCCAGCTCCAGGTCACTGGGCATCATGTCCTCACTGGACCTGCAGCCGGACAGACAACACAGAAATACAATTACTAGAAAGACACTTTTTTTTAGACATTCTATTTCCATTATACAGATGGCACACCATTTTTTTTTGTCTACTACAGAGTATAAAAAGGTCCCAGCCGGTCCCAACCTTTAAACATATATACGCTCATTGGGCAGTTTATTCGGTACAGCCATCTAGTACcagcccacccccccccccagcctgaATTCCTTGGGGCATGGAAATgatgctcaattggtatcaagggacttaACGTGTGCCCCACACCATTacgcctgtaccgttgacaccagacaGGATGGATCCATCCTGGCTTAAACCAAATCCTGACTGTCATCAGCATGACACAATAGGAACCGGGATTTGTTGGGAGCACGCAATGTTTTTCACTCCACAATTGTCCAGTGCTGGTCAtcgtgtgcccactggagccgcttcttgtttctagctgataggagtggaacccggtgtggtggtctgctgcaatagcccatccgtgacaaggaccgactAGTTGTGAGTTCCGAGAtgctgttctgcacaccactgttgtactgcgccgttatttgGCCGTTATTTGGCCTGTTACCTTCCACGATTCTTGCCGTTCTTTTTCGACCTCTCTCGTCAACGAGCTgtttttcacccacaggactgccgctcaaagtcgcttaggtcactcgttttgcccatttaTAACGTTCAATGGAACAGTAACAGAATGCCACGATGcatgtctgcctgctttatacagcaagccacggccacgccactcactgtctgtaggtccAGTTTTGTGTATGGGGTGgtgtatctaaaaaaaaaaaaatgtccagcAAGTGTATGCTTCCATCATTTGTTCGAACTGGTACTGGGCTACCTtgagacgagtcttgtgaggtgTCATAGAGAgactcacctttccacagaggggtcatattagtgtgtagcccaaactgtttggatgctacagacagaagttggcagatcggcagTAGCGACTTTAGACGAGTCCCGTGACGCTTTGTGGGGGTCGTAGGGAAAAATGGTGTTTGTGAGTCTTTATATAAAAAGGGGTCATGTAggccaaactgttcggacgctacagacgtttgtGAGAAGaacgattttcgggatgtctcctggtctaacaaacactgctgtagctcgGCCAGCTTCCGCCGCAGAAGGCTGACATCGGAGGTGTAGCTCTAGCTTAAACAGGGGGATTGTTTTATTATGTCAACTTGATTTCCAAAGGGGAGCGGATATCGACTCTAGGGTTaaccatggcaaaatgcatagaatcgccggaaacttgctttaaaacggctaaatgttctctcagctccatggTAGAATGTAGAATTGCAGAAGATTAGCTATAAAAACCACATTTCACACAGTCAATTaagaaatgtgtagaatttcaggaaattagtTGAACTTAAATGTCTTTACACCACCAAAATGGGGGCCTCAAATGTTCTCAAAAATGTTGCCTGGCCAACAGACCGACTGCCCAACCCACCACCTAAGCCCCTTTTTGATCCAGAATAACCCTGTATTCTCTGGTTGGGGTACACTCACACCATTcaaacacagaaaagctgcttttaaACATACTTCCTTAAAACATTTTGGAATGAAAACTATTTCGCgtatattgtaattaattacaGGTCATATTTGAGataaatctggaaacactggacagttactttgaTTTCCTGAGTCACAGCTGAATACAATCTTTATCACACTGCCTTGCCAACCCAAACTTTACTTTGGTGGAAAAATAACCAGGCCAGCACAGTATAGCCTGACTCAGTAGTGTTAACAGTGCGTGTTTGTGGTTGGTGAAGGTGGTGAGTGACTCACGAGATGCCGGCGGCTCCTCCTGGCTGGAGAGCGTGTTCCCTGCTGGAGGACGACTCGGTGGTCCCTGAGGCGGAGTCACTACCACAACCATCCAAACGTGACAGGGCCTGCCTGGGCCCCACCGTGGAGCTCTGCTCCTGGCCCCCGCCTGCCCCCAGGTTCAGCTGGGCATCATTTAGAGCGTCGCTGATGAACAGGCCCTCGTGGGTGAGGTAGGCCAGTTCTGCTTCCCCCTGATTGAGAGGGGTCCCTGGGGCCTCAGCCAGGCCCCCCGCTGCAGCCGCAGCCCGCTCCAGCAGACGGCTCTTCTGGTTGCTGTCCAGCGCCTCCAGCACCACATTCCTCACCACACTGAGCGTTGCCTGGATGAGGACATATGGTTCacttccatttaaattccagtcaattcagaaagtaaacaatACCAATTATAAATGTccctcattgaaaagcattgaagataaTTGGTATTTCAGTGTACTTcttgaatttaaatggaattgaccccaaccttgcTAACTACACCAGATAAATAAAAAGGCACAGATCATCAACTTCTGAGTCCTACAACGCGCCAGTAAAGTAATGCACTTTAAACAGCTGATTTGCGCGTCAACCAAAGAGAAATGTGTAGACACTGCCAAAATAACAAATGCTAGTGTTGTTCTATTCTTCTATGCCAATTTATATAGCAAGACATCTAACTACCTTCCATTTTCTTTACCTCATAATACACCTTTTTCAAGTATTCTATTCAGCAAGAGGACAATTCCATAAATCCCATTTTGATTCAATCAAACCAACCGGGATTGTATTTTTAATAAAGTATGATCCTCACCTTGATCCTCTTCAGGAAGAGAATGAAGTTCTCAAAGACGGACTTCAGCAGCTCAAACCACTGGGGGAAGGTCATCAGACGCATCTGGTCTGCCAGCCTGACCAACCAGAAGCAGAGAGAAGGGTCTTATtatagcaaaatgttttgcaacagaaagaGGTTCTTCAATCCTTTAAAATGGTCTCTTGAAAAACACCTAGAAAAAAATGTTGCCTTAAATTCCTATTACTAAACAACTCAAACAAGGTCTTTCTTTTCTTTGCCAGCTTGATGTTTATTTTGGATATAACAGGAGAGTCATACCAGCAATGCCATATCAGAATGGTAATTTGCATAGCATTTTTATTCATgtgaacaatatatttttttactttaggtCTGCTTCAATGGCTTTCATAGGTAGGTAAGCATTGTTAAATGAGGACTGATGTCAAATTATGGTAATTTTATATGTCCAAAACATTAATATTCAATTACATTCAAATTCATGCGTTTTCAAGTGGTGTATAGTGCCAAGTCCCTCAAAATGGTTGTTACATTTCTAAACGATCCAGGTTTTTCCACATGTTCAGACTACATTGAGAAAATATGACAACGTGcagttatcattattattattattattataatatacacAACTTTAAGTCTGAATATTGATGAATTGACCCCATGGGTCATGAAATGTGGTTTAACCAATTTGTTGCCCAGTAGTGTTGTCAATTGAAATCATATTTTTTCACCaaaataagttttttttttttatttaaaaaaaataaatgtacccCATTCTTAGTCCAAAGTGCTTAAGTAAAGCCCTCACTGTCAATCAGAAACATATACCAGGGTCAGCCTGCCAGCTGAAAATATCTgcctgtgtgtgtaggctacatgcacgcacacacacaatgtcttcaataaaaaaatgtagaaGTACAACTGTTTGTGTCCAATTATTATGACTTGGATGAATTCAGACCACATTTTACGAGTAAtcaatgcagaaatccaggtaattccaaagggttcaaaCATTTTCTTGCAACTGTAtatacgtacgcacacacacacacaggaaaatccTATGTTTGGCTTTAAATGATGCAGGAGGGCTGGGGAGTTGAACAATCAAGTTTAATTCAAATGTTTTGTTCATATCCACTTCTAAATCCATTGTCAAAACAAAACCGATTTTGGCAGAACAGGGTTGATCGGTTATTGGACATATTCAGGTTCTTCCAGTTGGTGTCTAGTGAATACCACCC
This sequence is a window from Oncorhynchus mykiss isolate Arlee chromosome 13, USDA_OmykA_1.1, whole genome shotgun sequence. Protein-coding genes within it:
- the vps54 gene encoding vacuolar protein sorting-associated protein 54 isoform X2; translated protein: MASHSSSPVPHPSSGGSEGIFQKDRDPSSRHYRPVHSLPDVCPKEPTGEAARGLCEGPSVVADQHRWTVYNSKVNLPAALNDPRLAKRESDFFTKSWGLDFAETEVMPSFYLPNITKEHFGPYLQETAQREKIHERCKNICPNKDELDAVSSITNNHDKSRTELEQVPKIFMKPDFALDDPTTFNAVLPWSHFNSAGRKSSRDMASSRLLQEKLSHYLDVVEVSIARQISLRSEAFFHAMSSQHELQDRLTETARAVAVLRGRTAAIERIMCEGPLRALRQALTRSNCARLHNKLKLMAAVHQSQPTVQLLLSTSEFVGALELIATTKEVLQQELQGIHSFRHLGSQLCEMEKLIDKMMVEDFSMYSRSDLSRSLEDDGQVMEKDRLESLVFGLLRQRKLDFLDIYSDEMILAAKSIVTQSVVDSVSQIEEIDTDIVTKLADQMRLMTFPQWFELLKSVFENFILFLKRIKATLSVVRNVVLEALDSNQKSRLLERAAAAAGGLAEAPGTPLNQGEAELAYLTHEGLFISDALNDAQLNLGAGGGQEQSSTVGPRQALSRLDGCGSDSASGTTESSSSREHALQPGGAAGISSSEDMMPSDLELGRVANNIQELLYTASDVSHDRCVKVLMARAKDGSLERLSSAEFVFLSQAVEGFVRDTEELCCRRSVSLRGALQSQANRFVHRFHEERKTKLSLLLDNERWKQAEVPAEFQDLVNSIADGRITLPERKPQGTEERKPSDYLHIDGQKYAVVGTVLLLIRIFLEYCQCVNDIPSISTDMLTRLSDLLKHFNSRSCQLVLGAGALQVVGLKTITTKNLALASRCLQLVVHYIPVIRAHFETKLTPKQYSVLRHFDHITKDYNDHIAEISAKLVSIMDSMFEKVLSKYEVKAPMPSACFRNVCKQMAKMHEALYELLPEEQAQMLFLRINASLKMHLKRQLARLGVHHDGGPQHGLVTVDVAFYTENVQSLRTLEKLDLNMAEIWEQKR
- the vps54 gene encoding vacuolar protein sorting-associated protein 54 isoform X1, with the translated sequence MASHSSSPVPHPSSGGSEGIFQKDRDPSSRHYRPVHSLPDVCPKEPTGEAARGLCEGPSVVADQHRWTVYNSKVNLPAALNDPRLAKRESDFFTKSWGLDFAETEVMPSFYLPNITKEHFGPYLQETAQREKIHERCKNICPNKDELDAVSSITNNHDKSRTELEQVPKIFMKPDFALDDPTTFNAVLPWSHFNSAGRKSSRDMASSRLLQEKLSHYLDVVEVSIARQISLRSEAFFHAMSSQHELQDRLTETARAVAVLRGRTAAIERIMCEGPLRALRQALTRSNCARLHNKLKLMAAVHQSQPTVQLLLSTSEFVGALELIATTKEVLQQELQGIHSFRHLGSQLCEMEKLIDKMMVEDFSMYSRSDLSRSLEDDGQVMEKWSLFSQMQYKRSVSIKDRLESLVFGLLRQRKLDFLDIYSDEMILAAKSIVTQSVVDSVSQIEEIDTDIVTKLADQMRLMTFPQWFELLKSVFENFILFLKRIKATLSVVRNVVLEALDSNQKSRLLERAAAAAGGLAEAPGTPLNQGEAELAYLTHEGLFISDALNDAQLNLGAGGGQEQSSTVGPRQALSRLDGCGSDSASGTTESSSSREHALQPGGAAGISSSEDMMPSDLELGRVANNIQELLYTASDVSHDRCVKVLMARAKDGSLERLSSAEFVFLSQAVEGFVRDTEELCCRRSVSLRGALQSQANRFVHRFHEERKTKLSLLLDNERWKQAEVPAEFQDLVNSIADGRITLPERKPQGTEERKPSDYLHIDGQKYAVVGTVLLLIRIFLEYCQCVNDIPSISTDMLTRLSDLLKHFNSRSCQLVLGAGALQVVGLKTITTKNLALASRCLQLVVHYIPVIRAHFETKLTPKQYSVLRHFDHITKDYNDHIAEISAKLVSIMDSMFEKVLSKYEVKAPMPSACFRNVCKQMAKMHEALYELLPEEQAQMLFLRINASLKMHLKRQLARLGVHHDGGPQHGLVTVDVAFYTENVQSLRTLEKLDLNMAEIWEQKR